ACATGAAGAGGTGTTCCCTACAGTGTTAATAAATCACTGTTaacaattagttaaaaaaattattgcgttcatttttttttgaaattattagaaaagaaataatgaaCAGCATACTGAAAAAAGTTTAACTTTAAcgatattaaaatacaattatatataaaaggtattataaaataatataaaaagtataaaaaataaaaataattaaagtattttttttgtaaattgaatttaaaaatacaatagagtaaagtatcgtttttgtcccccaacgtttggggtaagtcctatctgtgtccctaacgtttaaatcgtcctatttgtatctttaacatttataaaagtgattcaatgttatcctactatcaattatactaacaaataagattatatttttcaattattctcactttgatgtattcattctcaattagaTCTCACTTGGATGcgttcgattttaatattatacccactatttgtgtttagattcaattatgtccctaaaaaagtgaattatgtaaatgttgtaggaattagtttcaacttttgatgagctatttttcgaagtggatcatcgattctatcccagacatttgtattctaactttaaaaagagatttttaaaactcaaactaaagcgttcatgatgtgtaattgacggcagaataacattgaatcacttttacaaacgttagggatacaaataggacgatttaaacgttaagGACACAAATAGGATTTATCCCAAACGTTgtggacaaaaatgatactttactcaatataataaatctgtttgttttgtatcttttcatctaatataattatttctaaGCAAAAAGCTCCTCTTCATTTTTGGGTATTAATGTTGGTGAGTTCTATGGtatcttttactattgtaccTAAATTGCCTAACTTGtttttaaaggttaaaaataaaatgtttaaaacaaaaaataaaatatttaaaatttggcgAGTACTACGGTAAAGATACAAATTGGTacatatttatagatattttcttattttcactGTTGTATTGACACGTGGTTTACTGTCCCTAAGAAGTTTTGTCTCAAATTTTTGACTGGCTGGATCATTTGGTTGGGGCTAAATCAAGCCTCTCCCACGCAACAGTAGTGGTTGCCGTTGGGGTTTCTGAGCAATAAGAGATCCTTTTTGTGTAAATGGCTAGTCTAGATTGATAATTTCAAAAATGAACGGAAATAAGGTTTTTTTGGgtcaactaaaaaaataaatagaattaggTTGAATAAATAGATACAAAAAcaatactaacaaaaaaaaaacaatactaacaaaaaacaataaaaaacatgAGAACTATTTAATAGCTATATTTATATGCTTTAgccaaagaaataaaaaaaaagtacaggctaaatattattagattttatttattatttatattaggtTAGTAGCTTTTTAGGATTAgttcaaagaaataaaatttaaatataaaaagttcaTAAAATGTAAAGGATTCTAAAATGTTTGTTGTACtccaattttaaaaagaattgcTTGGTTGCAAATTTTAACTACTACTATAGcattttttcaaatataataattttcgcAATAACTTATTATACTTTACTAATATTAAGGACactatatataattttcaaatataatAGTTTTCACAATATCTCTGCCGCATCTAGACATGTtaggattttaaatttgagaagaaaatataaattaaaaataataataataaaatatgtgaAGAAAAAGACGCATATAAcgaaaatttcaagaaaaaaaaaatttaaccttctaaaataacaaattttaaaataatatcaaacacataaatcaaaagaaaatatgaaTTGTAGAAATTtcgaacaaattaaaataaaatactaataaataaaagatcTGATCGacacttaaaaatttatttgaaaaaaaaattaaatttacataaAGATGTGGAGTAATGTGAAGCAATAGCACCTTTAGAAAGTATTTAATaatcttatttattttgaaatattcaacaattaaataaaaagtggCCAATGAATTACACcttaaatgacataatttttttaacataaataatttttctaatgTGCAATTACTTTTTTCTAtttaccaaaaagaaaaaaaattacattttcaaAAAACCAAGATGAcccttatattttttgtttaatgaaattaagttcttaaataaaaaaaattagtaaaagttGTTTTTAGCATATAGTTATTAAACTCAGTTTAATCTTGTTAGTCGAATTGGTAAATCCATTTCAACTTAgttgattgaattgaaaatcGGTCATCAATTCTTATTGGATCATtacaaataataacaacaatatcttctaataaatattattattttttgtttacaataatttatatctatatttacaGATGTTTTATACACAAAAGtatataatttgtatttatatttattagagtttTATTCACATAAATCAATACAGTTTGTAcctatattttttagaatttacatacataaattaataaaatttatttattaaaataatttgatatttgtaCTAGCTAAATAATGATCAAAATTACTAAAAGTTGCTAGTTCGCAAAAATTTCTCATAGAATATTAGTTTACAAATGAATTAAAGAAAGTCATGTtactccttttttatttttgaattatacaaaaaaaaattctctttgatatatattatatagaatTAGTTATCAATTTTTTCCATTAATTAAAAAGTAAGCACAGATGctataatttttgtaaaaaataattatatcagttaaaattaaattcatattttagctaattaatattttttctcttagctaattaatcttattattagtattaaaggtttaaaattctttttttatttttcttgtaggaCCCATtaaggattaaaaaaaattaagagagtCAAAGACCAACTTATATACAAAAAGAGGTCCAATGTAACATAAATGGCTTCTCTTTTATtgtgcctaactaagccaaacCACCAATTTTTTAAGTCACCGCAGATCCGCAGCTGGCCAAATTGCTTCTtcaacataaagataaaatagtaCGCGTGTTGCAAGAAGAGTTATGTTATGAGAATATCTGTAAACTTAAATATGTACATTATAATTCaccttaaaatttattaaatattatttatttgtctttttaaGTAAATTAGGCACAATTTCATAGGCACCATAGCATTCACCATTAATGTTTCTCATAGACAAATTATACAAACTTTGATAAATCAATTATCTGTTTGTTTGGTGATATTGTCCAATAAATGATGCTTCATTGAGTAACTTTGAAATGTTgtacaatttaaaaagaaatttctTATGCTAAATTTGATGTTATCTGAAAAAAAGTGATTAGAGATTTATATAAGTAGTTCAAATAGtatagaatttgaatatttgtaacgtaaaatttattacgattaataatattattatgacatttgttatataaatatttattatatttaatgatttaatttatagaaattaataaattaattattagtgttataaatttattgtatattttataaggtaagatataataaatataaggaTATggattcaatatttttataggttacaaatttgatttcaaaattttcaatctaagcttggttgaaaaatatttgtatattatatGGTCTTAATCGAAAACTTCTAGGCTATTTGCAAATGTTTAAACTTTAGGAAGTTTTAGAATACTTCACCTATGAAATACATCTAATACTTGGTGTGACTATATGATACTCTTTTTGTATTGTAGAAATCCAAAGTTAAGACCTACGTTCGCTGAAATAATGACAGCGCTGAATATACTTATTActtatagtttatattttttttattatttgtatatactatttaatatattgttattattacgtatattttttatttaggtatgtttatttttttttaaaaaaagaaaaaatataagcaAAATAAGGAAATTATACATACACATATTTAtaccactatttttttttcaattttaccaCATTTATAATTGATATTGTctcatttaaatatatatttctataGCCGTTAGTAAAGTAATATGCAACaataatgatataaatttttaatgatttaatttataaaattaataaattaattattggtgttataaatttattgtattatttataacattaaaatataataaatatagaaatatggattaaatatttttataggtTACAAATTtgatttcgaaatttttaatctaaaatggtttagttgaaaaatatttgtatattatatGAACTTAATCGAAAACTTTCagactaatattaataaaaaatattagtcctttaacatttttctttgaacaattaatatatactaACCTACTAAAAACggcaaaaaatttattattagtaattcaaaattaatattctaattacttaattaactTTATGAataattaagaatcaatttatCCATAGTTAAGAGTCAAGATGACAATATCGTGCTGTACCTTAGAATGGTTTTTTTAAGCAACGTATTCATTTgacaaatactaaattttagcaaaaaaaaaaaagggcttCATAAAATTTTGCATTTAGAATACAAGCCAGTGCATCTTCTTTctgcttattttttttatctcactTTTAAagcaatttattaattaatattatttttatctgtAATCATGAATAATACTAACTATTcctaataaaatacataaattagcAAGTTGAATTAgatattatcatattattaaatGTGATCGGTCTTTGGTGGATCAAATTGAATGCCAATGTCTTAATGTTAAAGATGACCAAGCATTCTACCTAATATGATATTGTcacatttaaatatatatttctataGCAGTTAGTGAAGTAATAtgtaataataatgatataaatttatttattaactaataaattattataagcTTTAAATTGCAACTTTGAcctatttaaatattatatgtgattaaaaatattacataaattTCAGAGACTAATTTTAAGTggtttaaattatgatttataaattatgtgattaagaattttgtaaaaaaaaatgtagcataatatataaataaatttagaagtatATAAagttaagagaaaaaaatatcctTAAATTCACTCCATACTTATATGTGCACTGTCTAAAAAGAAgtattgaaattcaatttttggaCTAGTTAGAACGTTGTGGAGGTTGACCTTATTCCAAAGCGTGTTATACCTGTAGATACAACCAATTTCATAGAAAATATGTATGAGggattttaaaagaaagaaatataaacATTACTCCAGACGTAAGAAACTGATTACTTATGAAGAAATATATTATTGCAAGTTTGTTCAAAGAAATTTGGTATGAAATTACTCAGCGACTCACAATATTTAAGAGATGACTTACTTTATAAAAGATATATTCTTATGAGTTTGTTGAAATGCCATTGATATGGAATCAAGTACTGCAAGCATTAACGACTGGTAAAAAATAAGTttatgaaaaaagataaaagataggTTAAGCATATTAATATTTCTTATATAAAATTACCTCAATGTTGTATAAATTGTGGAAAGGCTACTACAAAATTTCTTTGTACACAATATTTAAGATTGTGTTGTCTGTTGGTTGGTCTTCGTCAGTGGTTAGAATATGCAGACCGTTTCTAGTTGTGACCTTTGACACGGCGACGTATAGTTGTCCATGAATAAATATTTGCTTTGGGAGGTATAGCCCAACATGTTCAAGGGATTGTCCttgacttttatttattgtcatagcAAAGCATAGTGATATGGATATTGCCTCTTTTTTAAGACAAATGGCCATTTAGATTTTGAAGGAGACAATGTAATTCTTGGAATTAGGACTTTTTCTCCCACACTTGAACCAGTCAAAATTTCTCCTTCAATAAACCATTTTTCAAGTTGTGTGATTTTTAGTCTCATGCCATTACATAATCCAGAGCCTTAGTTAAGATTTCTAAGAAGCATTATTGTAGCGCCTTTTTTCAACTTTAGTGTATGGTGGAAATCCTGGAAATTTAAGTGCGTTAAGGAACTCTGTTGAATAAAGTAGGTCTTGATCTTCAACATGAAAATTCGCTTTACAAATTGAATCAGAAGAGAAATAGATGCTTTCTTCAGCTGGTATCCTTTTGAATATATGGTCATTTATTAGATCAACCATCTCATTTGTTGGAGTTAAGATTGCTCTAGGCACTAAGAAATTTGATTCTCCAACATGACCCTCCAAATCTTGATATATGTTGTCAACAACAGAGCGAACACCACTATCAGTATTTTCAATCATCAAGTCTGGATCTATTGCTACCCATGCTTTTCCACTATTTGGGCAATGTTTTCCATTTCCAATGTCAAGAATCTAATTTGCAAAGTGTCTCATCTATTCTTTTGATGCAGAATCTAAATTATCTTCCTTTAACCTCATATTTTGTTGTAGTGAATGAACCTCATAAACttgtcaaaaataaaaagtcttAATACATGCTTGAATGATGTCTTGTCTATCACCCTTGGGAATAACTAGCAAAATTTGCCTGAAATCAGCTCCTAACACAGTAGTTATCCCTCCAAAAGGCTTTGCTAACAATTCTTCTCGGAAACTTTTCATAATATCACGAAGGCTTCTGTCTACAGCTTCAAAGCAATATTTAATTGTCATTGGCGCCTCATCCTAAATGATTAAAGATGTTTGCATGATCAACTCAGCAAGTTGTatgccttttttttttatgtcacATGTTGTTCTGTTGGGTTCAAAGGTATTTTAAATCTTGAATGCGCAGTTTGACCACCCGGTAGAAGTAAAGCCGCAATACCAGAAGTAGCAACAGCAATTGCTATTTTTCCTTCGGACCTGACTTTTGCTAGGAGTGTTCTCCAAAGATATGTTTTCCCTGTTCCTCCTGAACCACTTACAAAGAACAACTTGCCCAAACTTAAATCAATAGATTTAAGTAAAATATCATGAATTCCTTTTTGGTCTGAGTTTAAACCACATAATAATTGAACATATTCATGGTGAATTTTTATCTTGTCGTAGTTTAACTCTTGAAAAATAAGACGGCTGTTCATTTGGCTCATTAATGTGTCATTAGGAATTGACATTCTTGAATAATCTTCTAATGATTTTTCCATCTTTCTTAGAATTTGCTCAATCTCCAGGAGAGAATAGTTTTGCAATTGTTCATTTGTCAACTGTGGGTTTGGGAGATCTAATAAGCACCGCTGCTTGTATAAAATATCCTCTGAAAGTAACTTCCAATTTGATTCCCAAAGGCGACATGGATCAACCACTTCATAGTGCACTAATATGGTGGAAAATAATTGGCGAAGCTGGTTTCCTGTACCCCACATCGAAGCTTCTTTAAGGCAATCATCCCATTCTTTATCATCCTCTAATAATCCAAGTGCAtatcatgcatctttgaaagtgTCGTATACAATACCATCTATTATTCTTATTTGTTCATAAGAGCAACTTCCTCGAACAATGTTGAGCAGCATacgcaaatagtattttttttccaGTAGTAGGAGGCACATATTACATTCTACCAATACATCTGCATCTACGTCTTCTTGTCCAcaacttttctttcttattccaAACATACTTCGTAGGGGATTCAGAGTATGTTAGTTGTCTGGCCTCAATGTCCTCAGAATTCACTTTCATCCACTCAGTAAACATTGTTGTCTCAATTCTTGAATGACTCATAATGTTGTCAAGTGTCATATGCCCTTGAAAATAAATTGGTTGTTGATCAGGAAGGTGGAATGATAAATGCTCCACAGTTGGTTCTCGATAGAACATATCAAATTGGTAAATTCTCCAAGGAGCTTCAGCTGCAGAAATATATCTACAATCCAAGTATGCCTTTATCTCATCATGTTCCTAAATTCTAGTTTCAGATGTGGAGGCAGAATTCTGTTCATCTGAGATAACTGCAGTAGCACGATTAGGTCATTTATTgatatatttgaataaatatttgacCGATCTGGATCGGTTACAAAGCTTAACATTAAGATGGGCGTCGTACTTGACCAAAAGATTCCTCTTATATGGAACGACATGACGATTGTCAAGTTGGAGACCATTCTTCAATATATATCTGCCATTATCCTTCCTCATGTATATAGGGAATCCATCATCATCAAATGATGTGCTATcatgaaatttttttggataatgCTTTGAGCATTTGTCATTAATCATGCATGGAGAATTATGGTTTAAAATCCCACAAGGTCCATGAACCATAAATTTATCAACTGCACTATAAGCAATAGGATCATTTT
This sequence is a window from Arachis duranensis cultivar V14167 chromosome 2, aradu.V14167.gnm2.J7QH, whole genome shotgun sequence. Protein-coding genes within it:
- the LOC127744975 gene encoding uncharacterized protein LOC127744975, whose product is MTIKYCFEAVDRSLRDIMKSFREELLAKPFGGITTVLGADFRQILLVIPKGDRQDIIQILDIGNGKHCPNSGKAWVAIDPDLMIENTDSGVRSVVDNIYQDLEGHVGESNFLVPRAILTPTNEMVDLINDHIFKRIPAEESIYFSSDSICKANFHVEDQDLLYSTEFLNALKFPGFPPYTKVEKRRYNNAS